A stretch of Bos indicus x Bos taurus breed Angus x Brahman F1 hybrid chromosome 17, Bos_hybrid_MaternalHap_v2.0, whole genome shotgun sequence DNA encodes these proteins:
- the RAN gene encoding GTP-binding nuclear protein Ran translates to MAAQGEPQVQFKLVLVGDGGTGKTTFVKRHLTGEFEKKYVATLGVEVHPLVFHTNRGPIKFNVWDTAGQEKFGGLRDGYYIQAQCAIIMFDVTSRVTYKNVPNWHRDLVRVCENIPIVLCGNKVDIKDRKVKAKSIVFHRKKNLQYYDISAKSNYNFEKPFLWLARKLIGDPNLEFVAMPALAPPEVVMDPALAAQYEHDLEVAQTTALPDEDDDL, encoded by the exons ATGGCTGCCCAAGGAGAACCCCAAGTTCAGTTCAAA CTTGTTTTGGTTGGTGATGGtggtactggaaaaactacattcGTTAAGCGTCATCTGACTGGTGAATTTGAGAAGAAGTATGTAG CTACCTTGGGTGTTGAGGTCCATCCTCTTGTGTTCCATACCAACAGAGGACCTATTAAGTTCAATGTATGGGATACAGCTGGTCAGGAGAAATTTGGTGGACTGAGAGATGGTTATTATATACAAG CTCAGTGTGCCATTATAATGTTTGACGTAACATCAAGAGTTACTTACAAGAATGTGCCTAACTGGCATAGAGATCTGGTACGAGTGTGTGAGAACATCCCAATTGTGTTGTGTGGCAACAAAGTGGATATTAAGGACAGAAAGGTTAAGGCAAAGTCAATTGTCTTCCACCGAAAGAAGAATCTTCAG TACTATGACATTTCTGCCAAAAGTAACTACAACTTTGAAAAGCCCTTCCTCTGGCTTGCTAGAAAACTGATTGGAGACCCTAACTTGGAGTTTGTCGCCATGCCTGCTCTTGCCCCGCCAGAGGTGGTCATGGACCCAGCCTTGGCAGCACAGTATGAGCACGATTTAGAG GTTGCTCAGACAACTGCTCTCCCGGATGAAGATGATGACCTGTGA